In Calothrix sp. PCC 7507, one DNA window encodes the following:
- a CDS encoding sigma-54 interacting domain-containing protein codes for MTNDQINRSLEQLAWAIQASVGQFKLILAKCNYVQQRDRLIARLQEISTVKISVLALKPSQRTLYTAIREELGDDVQALMVVGLDKLPDLAQMLTSANQVREEFRKSFPFPIVLWVNDEVHQQLMQLAPDLESWATTKTFAITINELTKLIQQTASQLFDDVLNINLEIISEIKSAWQELQHQGADLTPELKADCDFLLGLVEYIHKNFDAAIEHYNQSLDYWRTIEEGTMQALTSTPLSEQSRTVTERSRSDRSRSDRQGKILTQITICYYEKAIADEKNCLQTTSLNQTEQSQTPQPEDLVREGGLRLYSRDFQSPGLSINRQTISNYLQQSIAAFAAAQRPDLIADSLDKFGIILRYLQDWQQLKTLAAQALIIHEAENNLIKISQDYGFLAETALAQNDWQQAKELAETALTFLSVPHQPAPPELSRINVITHRQSLLFILAQAQENLAQHHKVISPDVGARHGRALTGVPHVTENCYKAAINNLEAARKLGITDNDPQLYLRILEKLHSLYFHQKQYLDAFDAKQEARSIEQQFGLRAFIGAGRLQAAKQLETQVLAALQVNNQDDIAPEIAASGRQLDVERLIERIGRPDYKLIVIHGQSGVGKSSLVNAGLVPALKRKAIGVQDNLVVAIRVYTNWVEELGGVLLGDERDEGDEGDEGDRGDSSSSERDNSTFLLNTPSSEHDNSSSERDNSTFLLNTPSSEHDNSSSERDNFTFLLDTPSSEHDNSSSELENSTFLLDTPSSKPQTPHSPSSSSSPSSPSSLALLTQLKENEQRNLRTVLIFDQFEEFFFVYPEPKQRRQFFEFLGECLNILSVKVILSLRMDYLHYLLECNRLSSLKIIGNDILSKNVLYELGNFSPDDTKSIIQRLTAKTTFYLEPTLIDKLVQDLAGELGEVRPIELQVVGAQLQTESITTLAKYQELGSNAKEELVKRYLAEVVDDCGVENQQAAELLLYLLTDEKGTRPLKTRAEIERDLQALLADVTTDSNKLDLILEIFVKSGLVVLLPENPADRYQLVHDYLAAFIRQQQEPKLKQVMAELEEERKQRKISEKQRKISEAKLNSFLKRALMGSVAAGLVLAGLAVTAWDAAKRAENQKKQADVSEINAITNSSEALFLSGLNFDALIEGLKAGENLKSAELATPSTRMQTIATLRQAVYLQPDENKFRELNSLEGHSSPVYSVCFSPDGKTIATASGDRTVKLWDISGKQLKTFQGHSGAVRGVSFSPDGKTIATASLDSTVKLWDISGKQLKTLKGHSGWVSSVSFSPDGKTIATASDDGTVKLWEISGKLLKTLQGYSGGVLGVSFSPDGKTIATANGDTTVKLWEISGKLLKTLKGHSNAVRGVSFSPDGKTIATASDDTTVKLWDISGKQLKTLQGHSNAVRGVSFSPDGKTIATASLDTTVKLWDISSKQLKTLKGHSGAVLGVSFSPDGKTIATASADSTVKLWDISGKLLKTLNGHSNAVWGVSFSPDGKTIATASTDTTVKLWDISGKLLKTLKGHSNAVWGVSFSPDGKTIATASVDSTVILWDLDLDNLLASGCQRLNNYLPTHADVLEDLKACQTPAIKKAAAPALVAQGEELARTENINLAVSKFRQALEWNPSLKLDPQTKAKQLAEASALVAKGEKLAQESKLEDAVANFQQALQLDSSLDFKPKTKAAALLVESGASLVREDKFKEALAAYTNAQKFDPKVEISADDWHTLCRKGSLQKQVADVMFACNQAVKLAPNDGNIRDSRGLARALTGDYPGAIADFEDYIAQTDDKDIKAQRQSWVKDLKAGKNPITDDELKRLRN; via the coding sequence ATGACAAATGACCAAATAAATCGCTCTCTGGAACAATTAGCTTGGGCAATTCAAGCTTCTGTAGGGCAGTTTAAGCTAATTTTGGCAAAGTGCAATTATGTTCAACAGCGCGATCGCCTAATTGCCAGATTACAGGAAATTTCTACTGTTAAAATTAGCGTTTTAGCGCTCAAACCATCCCAAAGGACACTTTACACCGCCATTCGTGAAGAACTTGGGGATGATGTGCAAGCTTTGATGGTGGTGGGGTTAGATAAATTGCCAGATTTAGCCCAAATGTTGACTTCAGCTAATCAGGTGCGGGAGGAGTTTCGTAAAAGTTTCCCTTTCCCGATTGTGTTGTGGGTTAACGATGAAGTTCACCAGCAATTGATGCAGCTAGCGCCAGATTTAGAGAGTTGGGCGACTACGAAAACCTTTGCGATTACTATTAATGAATTAACTAAGTTAATCCAACAGACAGCATCACAATTATTTGATGATGTTTTAAATATAAATTTAGAAATTATTTCCGAAATTAAATCAGCTTGGCAAGAATTACAACATCAGGGGGCAGATTTAACACCTGAGTTAAAAGCCGACTGTGATTTTTTATTAGGTTTAGTTGAATATATTCATAAAAATTTTGATGCAGCTATTGAGCATTACAACCAAAGTTTAGATTATTGGCGAACAATTGAAGAAGGCACAATGCAAGCGCTCACTTCGACTCCGCTCAGTGAACAGAGCCGAACGGTCACTGAGCGAAGTCGAAGTGACCGTAGTCGAAGTGACCGTCAAGGTAAGATACTTACACAAATCACCATTTGCTATTACGAAAAAGCTATAGCAGATGAAAAAAATTGCCTGCAAACAACCAGCCTAAATCAAACCGAACAAAGCCAAACACCCCAACCTGAAGATTTAGTCCGCGAAGGCGGACTTCGTTTGTATAGCCGCGATTTCCAATCGCCAGGTCTTTCTATAAATAGGCAGACAATTAGTAACTATCTCCAACAAAGTATCGCCGCATTTGCAGCCGCTCAACGCCCTGATTTAATTGCTGATTCTCTTGACAAATTTGGCATCATTCTCCGTTATTTACAAGATTGGCAACAACTCAAAACTTTAGCTGCACAGGCTTTGATTATCCATGAAGCCGAGAATAATCTCATTAAAATATCTCAAGATTATGGCTTTTTGGCTGAAACTGCACTAGCACAAAACGACTGGCAACAAGCAAAAGAATTAGCCGAAACAGCATTAACATTTTTATCTGTGCCTCATCAACCCGCGCCGCCGGAATTATCGCGGATTAATGTAATTACTCATCGGCAATCATTATTATTTATCCTGGCGCAAGCACAAGAGAATTTAGCACAACATCACAAAGTTATATCGCCAGATGTAGGGGCACGGCACGGCCGTGCCCTTACGGGCGTACCTCATGTAACCGAGAATTGCTATAAAGCAGCAATTAATAATTTAGAAGCAGCTAGAAAATTAGGAATTACAGATAACGACCCCCAGCTTTATTTGCGGATTCTGGAGAAATTACACAGCCTATACTTTCATCAAAAGCAATATCTCGATGCATTTGATGCCAAGCAAGAAGCGCGTTCTATTGAGCAGCAATTTGGTTTGCGGGCGTTTATTGGTGCAGGGAGATTACAAGCTGCCAAACAGTTAGAGACGCAAGTTTTAGCAGCATTACAGGTTAATAATCAAGATGATATCGCCCCAGAAATCGCCGCATCTGGTCGTCAATTGGATGTAGAACGGTTAATTGAACGCATCGGTCGCCCTGATTATAAATTAATCGTCATTCATGGGCAATCGGGTGTGGGTAAAAGTTCTTTGGTAAATGCGGGATTGGTTCCGGCTTTAAAACGGAAAGCGATTGGCGTGCAAGATAATTTAGTAGTTGCTATTCGCGTGTATACCAATTGGGTGGAAGAGTTGGGAGGGGTGTTGTTGGGGGATGAGAGAGATGAGGGGGATGAGGGAGATGAGGGGGACAGGGGAGACAGTTCGAGTTCAGAACGGGACAATTCCACCTTTTTACTCAATACTCCGAGTTCAGAACATGATAATTCGAGTTCAGAACGGGACAATTCCACCTTTTTACTCAATACTCCGAGTTCAGAACATGATAATTCGAGTTCAGAACGCGATAATTTCACCTTTTTACTCGACACTCCGAGTTCAGAACATGATAATTCGAGTTCAGAACTCGAAAATTCCACCTTTTTACTCGACACTCCAAGCTCAAAACCTCAAACCCCTCACTCTCCCTCATCCTCCTCATCTCCCTCATCCCCCTCATCTCTCGCCCTCCTCACTCAACTGAAGGAAAACGAACAGCGCAATCTGAGAACTGTGCTAATTTTTGACCAATTTGAAGAATTTTTCTTCGTTTACCCAGAACCAAAACAGAGACGGCAGTTTTTTGAGTTCTTGGGAGAATGTCTAAATATCCTTTCTGTGAAAGTGATATTGTCACTGCGGATGGATTACTTGCATTATTTGCTGGAGTGCAATCGCCTTTCGAGTCTGAAGATTATTGGCAATGATATTCTCAGCAAGAATGTGCTTTATGAGTTGGGGAATTTTTCGCCTGACGATACTAAGTCAATTATTCAGCGCTTAACTGCAAAAACTACATTTTATTTAGAACCTACGTTAATTGACAAACTAGTTCAAGATTTAGCCGGGGAACTGGGAGAAGTGCGCCCGATTGAGTTGCAGGTGGTGGGGGCGCAACTGCAAACGGAGAGTATAACAACTCTGGCGAAGTATCAAGAACTTGGGAGTAACGCTAAAGAAGAACTGGTGAAGCGCTACTTAGCAGAGGTGGTTGATGATTGCGGTGTAGAGAATCAGCAAGCGGCAGAATTGTTGCTGTATTTACTCACCGATGAAAAAGGGACTCGCCCCCTGAAGACTCGCGCTGAAATAGAACGAGATTTGCAAGCATTATTGGCAGATGTCACCACAGACAGCAATAAATTAGATTTGATATTAGAGATTTTTGTCAAATCTGGCTTAGTGGTTTTATTGCCAGAAAACCCAGCAGACCGTTATCAACTAGTGCATGATTATTTAGCCGCCTTTATCCGCCAGCAACAGGAACCCAAGTTAAAACAGGTGATGGCGGAACTGGAGGAAGAAAGAAAGCAAAGAAAAATTAGTGAAAAGCAAAGAAAAATTAGTGAAGCCAAACTTAATAGCTTTCTCAAACGCGCCCTCATGGGTTCAGTTGCAGCCGGATTGGTATTGGCTGGGTTAGCAGTCACCGCCTGGGATGCAGCAAAGCGGGCAGAAAATCAAAAAAAACAAGCCGATGTTAGTGAAATCAACGCCATTACTAATTCTAGCGAGGCACTTTTTCTCTCTGGGTTGAACTTTGATGCCCTGATAGAAGGCTTAAAGGCAGGAGAAAACCTCAAAAGTGCAGAATTGGCAACCCCAAGCACCCGAATGCAGACAATTGCCACATTACGGCAGGCAGTATACTTACAACCAGACGAAAATAAATTTAGAGAACTTAACAGCTTAGAAGGGCATAGCAGTCCTGTCTATAGTGTATGTTTCAGTCCCGATGGCAAGACCATTGCCACAGCCAGTGGTGACAGGACAGTCAAACTCTGGGACATCTCCGGCAAACAACTCAAAACATTCCAGGGGCATAGCGGTGCTGTCAGGGGTGTGAGTTTCAGTCCCGACGGCAAGACAATTGCCACTGCAAGTTTAGACAGCACAGTCAAACTCTGGGACATCTCCGGCAAACAACTCAAAACCCTCAAGGGGCATAGCGGTTGGGTCTCTAGTGTGAGTTTCAGTCCCGACGGCAAGACCATTGCCACAGCTAGTGATGACGGCACAGTCAAACTCTGGGAAATCTCCGGCAAACTACTCAAAACACTCCAGGGGTATAGCGGTGGTGTCTTGGGTGTGAGTTTCAGTCCCGACGGCAAGACCATTGCCACTGCCAATGGTGACACAACAGTCAAACTCTGGGAAATCTCCGGCAAACTACTCAAAACTCTCAAGGGGCATAGCAATGCTGTCAGGGGTGTGAGTTTTAGTCCTGACGGCAAGACCATTGCCACTGCAAGTGATGACACAACAGTCAAACTCTGGGACATCTCCGGCAAACAACTCAAAACTCTCCAGGGGCATAGCAATGCTGTCAGGGGTGTGAGTTTCAGTCCTGACGGCAAGACCATTGCCACTGCAAGTTTAGACACAACAGTCAAACTCTGGGACATCTCCAGCAAACAACTCAAAACCCTCAAGGGGCATAGCGGTGCTGTCTTGGGTGTGAGTTTCAGTCCTGACGGCAAGACCATTGCCACTGCCAGTGCTGATAGCACAGTCAAACTCTGGGACATCTCCGGCAAACTACTCAAAACTCTCAATGGGCATAGCAATGCTGTCTGGGGTGTGAGTTTCAGTCCCGACGGCAAGACCATTGCCACTGCAAGTACTGACACAACAGTCAAACTCTGGGACATCTCCGGCAAACTACTCAAAACCCTCAAGGGGCATAGCAATGCTGTCTGGGGTGTGAGTTTCAGTCCCGACGGCAAGACCATTGCCACTGCCAGTGTTGACAGCACAGTGATTTTATGGGATTTGGATTTAGATAATTTATTAGCCAGTGGTTGTCAACGCCTGAATAATTACCTACCTACCCATGCAGATGTATTAGAAGACCTCAAGGCGTGCCAAACTCCAGCTATTAAAAAAGCAGCCGCACCAGCATTAGTTGCCCAAGGTGAAGAATTAGCCCGAACAGAAAATATTAATCTTGCTGTCTCCAAGTTCCGCCAAGCACTAGAGTGGAATCCCAGCTTAAAACTTGACCCACAAACAAAAGCAAAACAATTGGCAGAGGCTTCAGCCCTAGTTGCAAAGGGTGAAAAGTTAGCGCAAGAAAGTAAGCTTGAGGATGCAGTTGCCAATTTCCAGCAAGCATTGCAACTAGACTCTAGTTTAGACTTTAAACCAAAGACAAAAGCAGCTGCTTTATTAGTTGAGTCAGGAGCAAGCCTTGTCAGAGAAGATAAGTTTAAGGAAGCATTAGCAGCTTACACCAACGCCCAAAAGTTTGACCCAAAAGTTGAAATTTCTGCCGATGATTGGCATACACTATGCCGCAAAGGTAGTCTGCAAAAACAAGTTGCCGATGTAATGTTTGCCTGTAACCAAGCCGTGAAGCTTGCACCCAATGATGGCAATATTCGCGATAGTCGTGGCTTGGCGCGGGCGTTAACAGGCGACTATCCAGGGGCAATTGCTGACTTTGAGGACTACATCGCCCAGACTGATGATAAAGATATCAAAGCCCAACGGCAAAGCTGGGTGAAAGACCTGAAAGCCGGGAAGAATCCGATTACAGATGATGAACTGAAGCGCCTGCGGAATTAG
- a CDS encoding AAA family ATPase, protein MAIDLLKFFQATDPSRTLFINNEVDRKYYIDFSAVRGGDIIQSLQRKITVFKPNEPTCTLFTGHIGCGKSTELLRLQGDLERLGFHVVYFESSEDLEMTDVDIADVLLAIARRVSQSLGKITLEETGKFNELLQGAWKVLNSEVTGVKLKLPTVGDVGYSAEKEKLSLAFGIGEITTKTKNDPTLREKLNQYLGPQKTQLLEAINRELLEPAIAKLKQQGKTGLVVIVDNLDRIDNRVKSWGRPQQEYLFVDQGEFMTKLNCHLVYTMPLSLKFSNDYGMLTQRFPEDPKVLPMVPVKWPDGSVHAQGMALMQQMVLARAFPDLQPEERLNNITEIFDSVETLARLCNMSGGHVRDLLRLLNTWIMEEMTLPLSRDTLEQVIRSRRNEMTMPISDDEWQLLRHVKQRKKVSDDQGYQKMIRSRFVFEYRDGGESWFDVNPILTEARELNQ, encoded by the coding sequence ATGGCTATAGATTTACTGAAATTCTTTCAGGCAACTGACCCTAGCCGCACTCTGTTTATCAACAATGAAGTAGATAGAAAGTATTATATAGATTTTTCGGCGGTGCGGGGTGGCGATATTATTCAGAGCCTGCAACGGAAGATTACGGTTTTTAAACCTAATGAGCCGACCTGTACTCTATTTACTGGTCATATTGGCTGTGGGAAATCGACGGAGTTATTAAGGTTACAGGGAGACTTGGAAAGGCTAGGCTTTCATGTCGTGTATTTTGAGTCTAGCGAAGACTTAGAAATGACTGATGTGGATATTGCCGATGTGTTATTGGCGATCGCCAGGCGGGTGAGTCAAAGTTTGGGTAAAATCACACTGGAGGAAACTGGCAAATTTAACGAATTGCTGCAAGGTGCTTGGAAAGTCCTAAACTCCGAGGTGACAGGAGTTAAGCTCAAGCTTCCGACTGTTGGGGATGTGGGTTACTCAGCGGAAAAGGAGAAACTATCTTTAGCCTTTGGGATTGGCGAAATTACAACGAAAACCAAAAACGACCCAACGCTACGGGAAAAACTCAATCAATATCTAGGGCCACAAAAAACCCAATTATTAGAAGCAATTAACCGCGAACTCTTAGAACCTGCGATCGCCAAACTCAAGCAACAAGGTAAAACAGGTTTAGTCGTAATTGTCGATAACCTTGACCGCATCGATAATCGTGTCAAATCTTGGGGTCGTCCGCAACAGGAATATCTGTTTGTCGATCAGGGTGAGTTTATGACTAAGCTAAATTGCCATTTAGTTTATACCATGCCCCTATCGCTGAAATTCTCCAATGATTATGGAATGCTCACCCAGCGATTCCCCGAAGACCCGAAAGTTTTGCCGATGGTTCCGGTAAAGTGGCCTGATGGTAGTGTCCATGCACAGGGAATGGCACTAATGCAACAGATGGTGTTAGCTAGAGCCTTTCCTGACTTACAACCAGAGGAACGCCTCAATAATATTACAGAGATATTTGACAGTGTAGAAACCTTAGCACGCTTATGTAACATGAGTGGTGGTCATGTGCGCGATTTGCTACGGCTGCTGAACACCTGGATTATGGAAGAAATGACCCTTCCCCTTTCTCGTGACACCTTAGAGCAAGTAATTCGCTCTCGTCGCAATGAAATGACAATGCCAATTTCTGATGATGAATGGCAATTATTACGTCATGTCAAGCAGAGAAAAAAAGTCAGCGATGATCAAGGATATCAAAAAATGATTCGCAGTCGGTTTGTCTTTGAATATCGGGATGGTGGCGAGTCTTGGTTTGACGTTAACCCCATTTTGACAGAAGCCAGGGAGTTAAATCAGTGA
- a CDS encoding adenylate/guanylate cyclase domain-containing protein, giving the protein MTELKLRLQEGDTETVVSVDQNVFTIGRLPECNLYLPFGGVSRNHARLVKKADNVWTIEDLGSKNGTQVNECLVTYPQELRHGDIIWLGNVNLVVLLTTFGTQLTPKPTSTAETGEQRTILHNVKQLQQRWIEADSEDGESSNKDKTIARLKDLVDIAKNLCAATSIEEIFSQVQQVVFRYLDSIDRLALLIDVNGGGNLELMNAATRNISQQKDLAADGSWISRSICQKVFDEKVVIQTADTHKDERFSGEHSILVKGIRSAMAVPLWDENKVVGVLYADACLSSYHWASEGEEELSFFSALANLVASSVQRWLLVEKLKTEEVIRHRLERYHSPAVVQQLIAVGGLPDGRLLPAESEISILFADLVGFTAISERLKPTAIAQLLNNLFEEMLQEVFGYGGTLDKYIGDCIMAFFGAPEPQADHANRATSAAKGMLTRLEKLNTNGFWREPLQLRIAINSGKAVVGDVGSSQRVDYTALGATINLAARMEAVCPPGECVISEVTYKMLSQPSDFQEMGDYRFKGINRLVKVYQTIMHE; this is encoded by the coding sequence ATGACTGAACTCAAACTACGCCTACAAGAGGGAGATACTGAAACCGTGGTTTCAGTGGATCAAAATGTATTTACAATTGGTCGGTTGCCGGAATGTAACTTATACTTACCTTTTGGTGGAGTTTCCCGTAACCATGCTCGGCTAGTAAAAAAAGCTGATAATGTTTGGACTATTGAGGATTTAGGTAGTAAAAACGGGACACAAGTCAATGAATGTCTTGTTACCTATCCCCAGGAGTTGCGCCACGGTGACATTATTTGGTTGGGTAATGTGAATCTGGTAGTGCTGCTCACAACTTTTGGTACACAGTTGACACCTAAGCCTACATCAACGGCAGAAACTGGTGAACAAAGGACGATTTTGCATAATGTCAAACAATTGCAACAGCGATGGATAGAAGCTGATAGCGAGGATGGCGAAAGCAGCAACAAAGACAAAACCATTGCTAGACTCAAGGACTTAGTCGATATAGCCAAAAATCTTTGTGCAGCAACCTCTATAGAAGAGATTTTCTCTCAGGTGCAACAAGTGGTTTTTCGTTACCTTGATAGTATTGACCGCCTGGCATTATTGATTGATGTCAATGGAGGCGGTAACTTAGAATTAATGAATGCTGCTACTAGAAATATTTCTCAACAAAAAGATTTGGCAGCTGATGGCAGTTGGATTAGCCGTAGTATTTGTCAAAAGGTATTTGATGAAAAAGTCGTTATCCAAACGGCTGACACCCACAAAGATGAGCGGTTTTCAGGAGAACACAGCATTTTGGTGAAGGGAATTCGCAGCGCGATGGCAGTGCCCTTATGGGACGAAAATAAAGTTGTTGGTGTTCTTTATGCAGATGCTTGCCTTTCTTCTTACCATTGGGCAAGTGAAGGTGAGGAAGAACTCAGCTTTTTTTCGGCTTTAGCAAACCTTGTCGCTTCTAGTGTGCAACGTTGGCTCTTGGTAGAGAAACTGAAAACTGAAGAGGTGATTCGCCACAGATTAGAACGCTATCATTCTCCGGCTGTAGTGCAGCAGTTGATTGCTGTAGGTGGTTTGCCAGATGGTCGTTTATTACCGGCGGAGAGCGAAATTAGCATTTTGTTTGCCGATTTAGTTGGGTTTACGGCAATTTCCGAACGGTTAAAACCAACTGCGATCGCTCAATTATTAAATAACTTATTTGAAGAAATGCTACAAGAAGTGTTCGGTTATGGTGGCACTTTAGATAAATATATCGGCGATTGTATTATGGCATTTTTTGGCGCACCCGAACCCCAAGCAGATCATGCCAATCGCGCCACATCTGCAGCTAAAGGTATGCTGACTCGATTGGAAAAACTCAACACCAATGGTTTTTGGCGAGAACCCCTGCAATTACGGATTGCAATTAATAGCGGTAAGGCTGTCGTCGGCGATGTGGGTAGTTCCCAACGGGTAGACTATACGGCTTTAGGCGCTACGATTAATCTGGCGGCGCGCATGGAAGCAGTTTGTCCCCCTGGTGAATGTGTAATTAGTGAAGTTACTTATAAAATGCTTTCACAACCCTCGGACTTTCAAGAAATGGGGGATTATCGATTCAAAGGTATTAACCGATTAGTGAAGGTTTATCAGACGATAATGCATGAATAG
- a CDS encoding NAD-dependent succinate-semialdehyde dehydrogenase: MAIATINPATGETLKTFEPLNDVEIAAKLDLAGLAFEHYRQTSFVERSHWLKAAADILEQEKAEFAKLMTLEMGKPISAAIAETEKCALVCRYYAEHAAGFLADVSVKTDGSNSFVRYQPLGAILAVMPWNFPFWQVFRFAAPTLMAGNVGLLKHASNVPQCALAIEDILQRAGFPQGVFQTLLIGAAKVADLMADDRVKAATLTGSEPAGASLAAASGKQLKKTVLELGGSDPFIVLESADIEAAVVAATTARMLNNGQSCIAAKRFIVAEAIADKFEKLLLDKFLALKVGDPMQPDTDLGPLATPDILQDLHQQVQAAVASGGKVLTGGQPLGDRPGNFYPPTIITDIPQDSPIAQEEFFGPVALLFRVPDIDAAIKLANATPFGLGASAWTTNDQERDRLITEIEAGAVFINGLVKSDPRLPFGGIKRSGYGRELSIQGIHEFVNVKTVWVK, from the coding sequence ATGGCTATCGCCACCATTAATCCCGCAACTGGGGAAACGCTCAAAACTTTTGAGCCACTGAACGATGTGGAAATTGCCGCTAAACTGGATTTGGCAGGGCTGGCCTTTGAGCATTACCGCCAGACTAGTTTCGTGGAGCGATCGCACTGGTTAAAAGCAGCTGCGGACATTTTAGAACAAGAGAAAGCAGAATTTGCCAAGTTGATGACTTTGGAAATGGGCAAGCCAATCAGCGCGGCGATCGCCGAAACAGAAAAATGCGCCCTGGTTTGTCGCTACTACGCTGAACACGCCGCTGGGTTTCTAGCTGATGTGTCCGTAAAAACCGATGGCAGCAATAGTTTTGTCCGCTACCAACCATTAGGTGCAATTCTGGCTGTGATGCCGTGGAATTTCCCCTTTTGGCAAGTGTTCCGCTTTGCCGCACCCACACTCATGGCGGGAAATGTTGGCTTACTCAAACATGCTTCAAATGTGCCACAGTGTGCTTTGGCAATTGAAGACATTTTGCAACGCGCTGGTTTTCCCCAAGGCGTGTTTCAAACTCTGTTAATCGGTGCTGCTAAAGTTGCCGATTTAATGGCTGATGACCGAGTTAAAGCCGCCACCTTGACAGGAAGCGAACCTGCTGGGGCATCTCTAGCCGCCGCCTCAGGAAAACAACTGAAAAAAACCGTTTTAGAATTAGGAGGAAGTGATCCGTTTATTGTGTTAGAGAGTGCTGATATAGAGGCAGCAGTTGTCGCAGCTACTACAGCACGAATGTTGAATAACGGGCAATCTTGTATAGCAGCAAAACGCTTTATTGTGGCAGAAGCGATCGCTGATAAATTTGAAAAACTGTTGTTAGATAAATTCCTGGCGTTGAAAGTTGGCGATCCTATGCAACCAGACACCGACTTAGGCCCATTAGCAACCCCTGATATTCTCCAGGATTTGCACCAACAAGTGCAAGCTGCTGTGGCTAGTGGCGGCAAAGTCCTCACAGGTGGACAACCTTTGGGCGATCGTCCCGGTAACTTTTATCCACCAACGATCATCACAGATATCCCCCAAGATAGTCCCATCGCCCAAGAAGAATTCTTTGGCCCAGTGGCCTTGTTATTTCGGGTTCCGGATATCGACGCAGCCATTAAACTAGCTAATGCTACACCCTTTGGCTTAGGTGCTAGTGCCTGGACAACCAACGATCAAGAACGCGATCGCTTAATTACGGAAATCGAAGCAGGTGCCGTATTTATCAACGGCTTAGTTAAATCTGACCCCCGCTTACCCTTTGGTGGGATTAAACGTTCCGGATACGGCAGGGAATTAAGTATCCAGGGTATACATGAGTTTGTCAATGTTAAAACTGTGTGGGTTAAGTAG